In Bacillota bacterium, a genomic segment contains:
- a CDS encoding TolC family protein, which produces MRLCTVSRRMMVMFIGAVLLISTLAATVLAGSTLAATTKPDAASGAPEAKGSSGKLTLKEAVDFALQHSNAMKLASLALDTARLAYQQAKADQLIRASILADLQAEATWQAAQKNYEIAKSDLALQVEQAYYDVQKAKRGLVISQENVERANKQLEIIRSKFKLGMVARLDVITAESEVAGAQVDLSKAEANLALANMRFNQIIGRDLEVPVELASDFGYKPVTLDMKKETERALASRLEILKAQDAVELAKKEVEVNNNDFTPALDLARSKIGLSQAEVELEDTKVNVLLEIKQNYESMKDAERRIALQEKAFAQAQESLKIAKARYDAGVITSIDLFDAQRALYQADTARLQAVFDYNVALARLYKSLSLSLQERSNDGSR; this is translated from the coding sequence GTGAGACTCTGTACAGTGTCACGTAGAATGATGGTAATGTTTATAGGTGCTGTGCTTTTGATATCTACCCTGGCCGCCACTGTCCTCGCAGGATCTACTCTCGCGGCCACGACGAAGCCGGATGCCGCGTCGGGGGCGCCAGAGGCCAAGGGTAGCAGCGGCAAGCTCACACTCAAAGAGGCGGTGGATTTCGCGCTTCAACATAGCAATGCCATGAAGCTGGCATCTCTCGCCCTTGACACTGCAAGACTCGCTTATCAGCAGGCCAAAGCCGACCAGCTTATCAGGGCTTCCATCCTCGCTGACCTGCAGGCTGAGGCTACCTGGCAGGCCGCGCAGAAGAATTATGAGATCGCCAAATCCGATCTGGCGCTCCAGGTGGAACAGGCATATTATGATGTCCAGAAGGCGAAGCGGGGCCTCGTGATATCTCAAGAGAATGTTGAGAGGGCGAATAAGCAGCTCGAGATCATCCGTAGCAAGTTCAAACTTGGCATGGTAGCCAGGCTGGATGTAATAACTGCTGAATCGGAAGTCGCGGGAGCCCAGGTGGATCTCAGCAAGGCCGAGGCCAATCTGGCGCTTGCAAATATGAGGTTCAATCAGATTATAGGACGGGACCTCGAGGTTCCCGTGGAACTCGCGAGCGATTTTGGATATAAACCCGTGACCCTGGACATGAAGAAGGAGACCGAGCGTGCCCTTGCGAGCAGGCTCGAGATATTGAAGGCACAAGATGCGGTGGAGCTTGCCAAGAAGGAAGTAGAGGTCAACAACAACGACTTCACTCCTGCCCTGGACCTCGCCAGGTCCAAGATCGGCCTGTCCCAGGCTGAAGTGGAACTAGAGGACACGAAGGTAAACGTGTTGCTCGAGATAAAGCAGAATTATGAGTCCATGAAGGATGCCGAGAGGCGGATCGCCCTCCAGGAGAAGGCCTTCGCGCAGGCGCAGGAGAGCCTCAAGATAGCCAAGGCGCGTTATGACGCGGGTGTCATAACCAGCATAGACCTGTTTGATGCCCAGAGGGCGCTCTACCAGGCCGATACCGCGCGGCTGCAGGCGGTATTTGATTACAATGTCGCCCTTGCCAGACTCTACAAGTCTCTAAGCCTGTCTCTCCAGGAGAGGTCCAACGATGGGTCCAGGTAG